In the Leptolyngbya sp. SIO1E4 genome, one interval contains:
- a CDS encoding AhpC/TSA family protein produces MSIYDSLNQLQRQRVSDGATVPLLSGCESAQRVLFLAWPQLGDFDSLEYAWWLQREQVKLQAAGVTVRAVGIGNRVSGQQFCDYTGFSADNLFVDPAAEIHQKLDLYVGLSLKIPGLSAGQRAWVNLMLMCAGIASPGTLAEVLRGYIGDRSAPQLISDEETIEGTPLPPLKGSFFRWAGGQGFQRPFELATLRLQNMTEVLSHWQTYVPDASYMTQRGGTFLFDEDGKLLYEYRDRGILGFAENMSYPLSFLFQDASAT; encoded by the coding sequence ATGAGCATTTATGACAGCCTAAACCAACTGCAGCGACAACGGGTCAGTGATGGGGCTACGGTTCCTCTCTTGAGTGGATGTGAATCAGCGCAGAGGGTGTTGTTTCTGGCCTGGCCTCAACTCGGGGATTTTGACAGTCTGGAATATGCTTGGTGGCTACAGCGTGAGCAGGTCAAACTCCAAGCAGCAGGCGTGACCGTGCGGGCTGTTGGCATCGGTAATCGAGTTTCCGGTCAACAATTCTGTGACTATACGGGCTTCTCTGCAGACAACTTGTTTGTTGATCCAGCTGCAGAAATTCATCAGAAGCTGGATTTATATGTTGGGCTTTCTCTTAAAATCCCAGGTCTCTCAGCGGGACAGCGGGCCTGGGTTAACTTGATGCTGATGTGTGCAGGCATTGCCAGCCCTGGCACTTTGGCAGAAGTGCTGCGAGGCTATATCGGCGATCGCTCCGCACCTCAGCTCATTAGTGATGAAGAAACAATAGAAGGCACACCACTACCGCCCCTGAAAGGATCCTTTTTTCGATGGGCTGGAGGCCAAGGGTTCCAGCGTCCCTTTGAGCTAGCAACCTTACGCTTACAGAACATGACTGAAGTGCTTAGTCATTGGCAAACCTATGTTCCTGATGCTAGCTATATGACCCAACGGGGTGGCACCTTTCTCTTCGATGAAGATGGAAAGTTACTGTACGAATATCGCGATCGCGGCATCCTTGGGTTCGCTGAGAATATGAGCTATCCCTTATCGTTCTTATTTCAAGATGCCTCTGCTACCTAA
- a CDS encoding choice-of-anchor K domain-containing protein — MGCRRRRRCCRRKCPKPCGPCGGGGTVCPPSKPPEKVCPPPEEKKPTIDPKPQGPPIVVCCCSGSTGSGQSGYVIPGQTGYVIPGQTGYVIPGQTGYVIPGQSGYVIPGQSGYVIPGQSGNITQQVSSLVFLVSTVGVWSNVVEEVAGATFLTGLGTNQISWGQSNYPGGQSSYYFEGISAASVSLDGSYFVLGTFVHHNYPVYGYSIRSATLQLTVTINGVEVNFSFQLNHNEVPNEGIHGTCPQTPGFGPPCPDTVAINNSQSQETVVIDGKQYALCLAGFSQNNQAGSQFVTLENQANAVQLLGQFVEVK, encoded by the coding sequence ATGGGTTGCCGTAGAAGAAGGCGCTGCTGCCGTCGAAAATGTCCTAAGCCATGCGGACCTTGTGGAGGTGGGGGAACTGTATGCCCTCCCTCGAAACCCCCTGAGAAAGTCTGCCCACCTCCTGAGGAAAAGAAACCTACCATAGATCCGAAACCACAAGGGCCACCAATTGTGGTTTGCTGTTGCTCTGGCTCTACAGGTTCAGGACAGTCTGGTTACGTCATTCCTGGACAAACTGGTTACGTCATTCCTGGACAAACTGGTTACGTCATTCCTGGACAAACTGGTTATGTCATTCCTGGTCAGTCTGGTTACGTCATTCCTGGTCAGTCTGGTTACGTCATTCCTGGTCAGTCTGGAAATATCACGCAACAGGTATCATCTCTAGTCTTTTTGGTGAGTACTGTTGGAGTTTGGTCAAATGTTGTAGAAGAGGTAGCTGGAGCAACATTTTTAACTGGACTCGGGACAAATCAGATCAGCTGGGGACAGAGCAATTATCCAGGGGGACAAAGTTCCTATTATTTCGAAGGAATCAGTGCAGCATCAGTATCCCTGGATGGTTCTTACTTTGTCTTAGGGACATTTGTGCATCACAACTATCCTGTTTATGGTTACAGTATTCGTTCGGCTACTTTGCAGTTAACGGTGACCATTAATGGGGTTGAGGTTAACTTTAGCTTCCAGCTTAACCACAATGAAGTGCCCAACGAGGGCATCCATGGAACCTGTCCTCAAACACCTGGGTTTGGGCCACCCTGTCCTGATACAGTTGCTATCAATAACAGTCAGTCTCAAGAGACTGTGGTCATTGATGGAAAACAATACGCGTTATGCCTTGCTGGTTTCTCCCAGAACAATCAAGCTGGGAGCCAATTTGTCACATTGGAAAACCAAGCAAATGCTGTCCAATTACTAGGACAATTTGTAGAAGTAAAATAG
- a CDS encoding acetylornithine aminotransferase produces the protein MPETILISESKQILTANLKLHVAPNGSDETGQGTETNPFATIDYAVVWANRNYDFSQNFNLIVSVESGTYDAVQIYGHDARQVEIIGSPDNPSTVKIMPIREDADFGLAVSYFSSVIVKGLDLASVNVTGFSDLEIENCHLSPSKAALSLVFCSNHSSIIIESALVKAGRIGNEQQSSCYECELHSHIEVAEVDYEANVECGVFCDARFFASISLEADMDTKNNVKATRFARAVAQSVVCDSDFFPEKATQQNLVELGGQVGKFQNSQV, from the coding sequence ATGCCTGAAACAATACTTATTTCCGAGAGTAAGCAGATCTTAACTGCGAACTTAAAGCTACATGTTGCCCCTAATGGTTCTGACGAAACAGGTCAAGGAACTGAAACAAACCCTTTTGCAACCATTGATTACGCTGTTGTTTGGGCTAACAGGAACTATGACTTTAGTCAAAACTTCAATCTCATCGTTTCTGTTGAATCAGGAACCTACGACGCTGTTCAAATTTATGGTCATGATGCGCGGCAGGTTGAGATTATTGGATCTCCTGATAATCCTAGCACCGTTAAAATCATGCCCATACGAGAAGATGCTGATTTTGGGCTTGCCGTAAGCTACTTTTCTTCTGTGATTGTTAAAGGACTTGATCTGGCTTCTGTTAACGTCACAGGATTTTCAGATCTTGAAATAGAAAATTGCCACCTGTCACCCTCAAAAGCAGCTCTTTCATTAGTATTTTGCAGCAATCATAGCTCAATCATCATTGAGTCAGCATTGGTTAAAGCAGGGCGCATCGGCAATGAACAGCAAAGTTCATGTTATGAATGTGAACTTCATTCTCATATTGAAGTCGCAGAAGTCGACTACGAAGCTAATGTTGAGTGTGGAGTCTTTTGCGATGCACGATTTTTTGCCTCCATTAGTCTTGAAGCAGACATGGATACCAAAAATAATGTCAAAGCCACTCGCTTTGCTCGTGCAGTCGCCCAAAGTGTTGTCTGTGATTCAGATTTCTTCCCCGAGAAAGCAACTCAACAAAACTTGGTCGAATTAGGGGGACAGGTCGGGAAGTTTCAGAATAGTCAAGTCTAA
- a CDS encoding choice-of-anchor K domain-containing protein: MPPSTIANTSAPLIPITSLIPSVTASTSGIWTSVKDKGNAAKSRLSGIDTSQVNWGVPYPPDNPQNRQSAYRFDGLTQAVLTLDGEDCLLGTFTHFNYTITGDYSISAAVLKLTVVIQGAGTKEFNVSFQHNETPNDPGPVPDIVSIPEITSQEKVTIQGKVYALTITGFLQGGKVTRNFRTAESRDNKAEIYGKLVLIEESPPTVVEPITVPPCYVVVCPPCPCPPPVQPIYVTGQPIGVIPGTLGPTVIGGGKPGPTVIGGGKPNPTVIGGGITGPTVINGGKPGPTVIGGGITGPTVIGGGTTGQTIIGGGGRPGTIFPGGTTGPTITGGGAGTVIGGGTGAVIGGGTGTVIGGGTGTVIGGGTGAVIGGGTGTVTQQISSVVFSISSFGIWLNVLETVSGSTYLKGIGTNQISWGNPVSQGNQSAYYFEGITTTSISLDGSYFTLGTFTHYNYPVYGYGIRSAILQLTVKINGVDVNFNFQFNHNEVPNNGINGVCPLTPDFSPPCPDVVSISNNYSQETVTIGGKQYVLCIVGFFQNNQIESKFITLENQVNVAQILCQLVELKMPSAAVGAS, translated from the coding sequence ATGCCTCCATCAACTATTGCCAACACATCTGCTCCACTTATCCCAATTACTTCACTTATTCCAAGTGTAACTGCAAGCACTTCAGGGATTTGGACGTCGGTCAAAGATAAGGGGAATGCGGCAAAAAGTAGACTGAGTGGGATTGATACAAGTCAGGTTAATTGGGGTGTACCTTATCCACCAGATAATCCACAAAACCGACAAAGCGCCTATCGATTCGACGGTTTAACTCAGGCAGTTCTCACCTTAGATGGAGAAGACTGTTTATTAGGGACATTTACCCATTTCAACTACACAATTACAGGGGACTACAGTATTTCTGCGGCAGTCCTCAAGCTGACTGTCGTTATTCAGGGAGCAGGTACTAAAGAATTTAACGTCTCGTTTCAACACAACGAAACCCCAAATGACCCTGGCCCTGTTCCAGATATTGTCTCCATTCCAGAAATTACATCTCAAGAAAAAGTCACCATCCAGGGAAAGGTCTACGCACTAACCATTACTGGTTTTTTGCAGGGTGGAAAAGTCACTAGAAATTTCAGAACAGCTGAGAGCCGAGATAACAAAGCTGAAATTTATGGAAAGTTGGTGTTGATAGAGGAGTCACCACCAACAGTTGTTGAGCCGATTACAGTTCCGCCCTGCTATGTCGTTGTTTGTCCACCTTGTCCCTGCCCACCCCCCGTACAGCCAATTTATGTAACTGGGCAACCAATTGGTGTGATTCCAGGGACTCTAGGCCCAACCGTGATTGGTGGGGGTAAACCGGGTCCAACCGTGATTGGTGGAGGTAAGCCAAATCCGACCGTGATTGGCGGGGGTATCACTGGCCCAACCGTGATTAATGGCGGTAAGCCAGGTCCGACCGTGATTGGTGGAGGTATCACTGGCCCAACCGTGATTGGTGGCGGGACAACCGGGCAGACAATTATCGGTGGGGGTGGACGCCCTGGAACCATTTTCCCAGGTGGAACAACAGGTCCAACGATAACTGGTGGTGGAGCAGGAACGGTAATCGGTGGCGGAACGGGAGCGGTAATTGGTGGCGGAACAGGAACGGTAATTGGTGGCGGAACAGGAACAGTAATCGGTGGCGGAACGGGAGCGGTAATTGGTGGCGGAACAGGAACGGTAACCCAGCAAATATCGTCTGTTGTATTCTCCATCAGCAGTTTCGGAATTTGGTTAAATGTTCTAGAAACTGTGTCTGGTTCTACCTATTTAAAGGGCATTGGAACTAATCAAATTAGCTGGGGAAATCCTGTCTCTCAAGGAAATCAAAGCGCTTACTATTTTGAGGGCATTACAACAACATCTATTTCTTTAGATGGCAGTTACTTCACCTTAGGAACATTCACCCACTACAACTATCCTGTCTACGGTTATGGCATTCGGTCTGCCATCTTACAGCTGACAGTGAAAATCAATGGTGTTGATGTCAATTTCAATTTCCAATTCAACCACAATGAAGTGCCTAATAATGGCATCAATGGCGTTTGCCCTCTAACACCTGACTTTTCGCCACCTTGCCCTGATGTTGTTTCAATTAGCAACAACTATTCTCAAGAGACAGTGACCATTGGTGGAAAGCAATACGTTTTATGTATTGTTGGATTTTTCCAAAACAATCAAATTGAGAGCAAATTTATCACTTTAGAAAATCAAGTGAATGTTGCTCAAATTCTGTGCCAGCTCGTGGAATTGAAAATGCCTTCTGCTGCTGTTGGTGCTAGCTAA
- a CDS encoding SgcJ/EcaC family oxidoreductase: MSQTTRASQTIEAVIQLARQAWLEGNGPAFTALFSTTGEFIVPGQKWQGQDSILQAFQAFAAAYSVNAINIHNQVIQGNRAMLEWYWEDTELLTGNVSKAEDAIAIDFQGDLIQRWREYIDTKSFG; encoded by the coding sequence ATGAGTCAGACAACGAGAGCATCGCAAACCATTGAAGCGGTGATTCAGCTAGCAAGACAGGCTTGGCTAGAAGGAAATGGCCCAGCCTTTACAGCGCTTTTTTCCACAACAGGAGAATTCATCGTACCCGGTCAGAAATGGCAGGGGCAAGATTCGATTTTACAGGCATTTCAAGCGTTTGCTGCAGCCTATTCTGTCAATGCAATCAACATCCACAATCAGGTAATTCAGGGCAATCGGGCCATGCTGGAATGGTATTGGGAAGATACCGAACTGCTTACGGGCAACGTCTCTAAGGCTGAAGACGCCATTGCAATTGACTTTCAGGGCGATCTCATTCAGCGATGGCGTGAATACATCGATACAAAGTCATTTGGCTAA
- a CDS encoding YdeI/OmpD-associated family protein: protein MAAEPLNAVHPLTREEWRNWLADNHDTADNVWLITYKQATGKPIFSYDAAVEEALCFGWIDSVPRKLDDERKMLYFAPRKPGSGWSRPNKERIERMIAARKMTAAGLAKVEAAKADGSWTALDEIENLVMPHDLVAALGALPPAAQNWEAFPRSVKRGILEWIANAKRPATRLKRIQETAELAQRNERANQWSGKKRSP from the coding sequence ATGGCTGCAGAGCCTCTCAATGCTGTCCATCCTTTGACGCGCGAAGAGTGGCGAAATTGGTTGGCGGACAATCACGATACTGCTGATAATGTTTGGCTGATTACTTACAAGCAGGCGACGGGGAAGCCCATCTTTAGCTATGATGCCGCCGTTGAAGAAGCCCTCTGTTTTGGCTGGATAGACAGCGTACCTCGTAAGTTAGACGATGAGCGCAAAATGCTTTACTTTGCGCCTCGAAAACCGGGGAGTGGGTGGTCAAGGCCTAATAAAGAACGGATAGAGCGGATGATAGCAGCGAGGAAAATGACTGCAGCTGGGCTTGCCAAAGTAGAAGCCGCAAAGGCAGACGGCTCTTGGACTGCGCTGGATGAGATTGAAAACCTGGTAATGCCCCATGACCTGGTGGCTGCTTTAGGGGCGCTTCCGCCCGCGGCGCAAAATTGGGAAGCGTTTCCTAGATCGGTCAAACGCGGCATTCTGGAATGGATTGCTAATGCCAAGCGCCCCGCTACTCGCCTCAAACGCATTCAAGAGACCGCTGAACTGGCTCAACGGAATGAGCGAGCGAACCAATGGTCGGGAAAAAAGCGATCGCCCTAA
- the radC gene encoding DNA repair protein RadC, protein MTTYQVRVTDMPSSERPRERLLAQGAKSLATAELIAILLGTGQGSGKLSAVGLGHYILQALGQDQRDAMSVLRHVSAQELMHIPGVGPAKATAILAAIELGKRVLQARPPEKTVVDDPSVAAAALSHELMWQSQERFAVLFLDIKHRILGTKIVTIGTATETLAHPREIFREVIRQGATRAIVAHNHPSGNLEASSEDIMLTRQLLEASQILGIPLLDHLILGNGDFCSLRQTTTIWQEFSDE, encoded by the coding sequence ATGACGACCTATCAAGTCCGTGTGACGGACATGCCATCCAGCGAACGGCCTAGAGAAAGGCTGCTGGCTCAAGGGGCAAAAAGTCTGGCAACAGCAGAATTGATCGCTATTTTGCTAGGCACAGGACAGGGATCTGGAAAACTCTCTGCGGTGGGATTGGGCCACTATATTCTGCAGGCACTGGGTCAAGATCAACGGGATGCGATGAGTGTTCTGCGACATGTATCGGCTCAAGAACTGATGCACATTCCTGGTGTGGGGCCTGCAAAAGCCACGGCAATCTTAGCGGCCATTGAATTGGGTAAACGGGTGCTGCAAGCTCGCCCCCCAGAAAAGACGGTAGTGGATGATCCCAGTGTGGCCGCTGCGGCCCTCAGCCATGAATTGATGTGGCAGAGTCAAGAACGCTTTGCTGTACTGTTTTTAGATATCAAGCATCGGATTCTGGGGACAAAAATTGTCACCATTGGCACCGCTACAGAAACACTGGCGCATCCCCGCGAGATTTTTCGGGAGGTGATTCGGCAGGGCGCTACCCGCGCGATCGTGGCCCATAATCATCCGTCTGGCAATCTGGAAGCCAGTAGCGAGGACATCATGCTGACCCGCCAGCTGCTTGAAGCCTCCCAAATCCTTGGGATTCCTTTATTGGATCACCTGATTCTAGGCAATGGAGATTTTTGTAGCCTGCGACAAACGACGACTATCTGGCAAGAATTTTCTGACGAATAG
- a CDS encoding DUF1824 family protein has product MDSNPADLKAIRKQLARFSCLQVFPPLADTEASEVREALLLFNELSDYQTLGICADDLPTAKAAVEAYVAALSQPIHLELEPREGPVYIKFNTLQGAWYLDDYPGPSRGVLVSFHASEPEADVVNGTYGPFPLDLFA; this is encoded by the coding sequence ATGGATTCCAACCCTGCTGACCTTAAGGCAATTCGTAAACAGCTAGCCCGATTTAGCTGCCTACAGGTTTTTCCTCCTCTGGCAGACACGGAGGCATCAGAGGTGCGTGAGGCCCTGCTGTTGTTTAACGAACTGTCAGATTATCAGACCTTAGGCATTTGTGCTGACGATCTGCCTACGGCTAAAGCTGCAGTTGAGGCCTATGTCGCAGCGCTGAGTCAGCCTATCCATCTTGAACTTGAGCCGCGCGAAGGTCCCGTTTATATTAAGTTCAATACGCTCCAAGGTGCCTGGTACCTGGATGATTATCCGGGGCCATCCCGAGGGGTTTTAGTCTCATTTCATGCGTCAGAGCCAGAAGCAGATGTTGTGAATGGCACCTACGGCCCTTTCCCTTTAGACTTGTTTGCCTAG
- a CDS encoding 1-deoxy-D-xylulose-5-phosphate reductoisomerase, with protein MKAITLLGSTGSIGTQTIDILESHPEDFRLVGIAAGRNVELLAQQVRQFKPEIVAIADESRLESLKAALAAVDPQPQILAGVEGVAEVARYGDAEAVVTGIVGCAGLLPTLAAIEAGKDIALANKETLIAGGPVVLPLVAKHGVKLLPADSEHSAIFQCLQGVPEGGLRRILLTASGGAFRDWPVEKLPQVKVADALKHPNWSMGRKITVDSATLMNKGLEVIEAHYLFGLDYDHIDIVIHPQSIIHSLIELQDTSMLAQLGWPDMRLPLLYAISWPDRIYTDWEPLDLVKAGTLTFRDPDHSKYPCMEIAYAVGRAGGTMTAVLNAANEQAVALFLDEKIQFLEIPKVIERVCDRHRTDLNAQPTLDDILMVDQWARSEVLAASKTLSETVVVSMG; from the coding sequence GTGAAAGCAATCACTCTGCTCGGCTCCACCGGCTCCATTGGCACCCAAACCATAGACATTCTGGAATCTCACCCCGAAGATTTTCGCTTAGTGGGGATCGCAGCTGGACGTAACGTCGAACTCCTCGCTCAACAGGTGCGCCAGTTCAAACCTGAAATTGTGGCGATTGCCGATGAAAGTAGGCTCGAATCTCTGAAAGCAGCCCTTGCAGCGGTTGATCCGCAGCCCCAAATTCTGGCGGGGGTCGAGGGGGTCGCAGAGGTAGCTCGCTATGGAGATGCAGAGGCCGTCGTCACCGGCATCGTCGGCTGTGCAGGTCTTTTACCGACGTTGGCCGCCATTGAAGCTGGGAAAGACATTGCGCTTGCCAATAAAGAAACCCTGATTGCGGGTGGGCCTGTGGTCCTGCCTCTAGTGGCAAAGCACGGCGTGAAGTTACTGCCCGCTGACTCTGAACATTCAGCCATTTTTCAATGTTTGCAGGGCGTACCCGAAGGCGGGCTGCGGCGCATTTTACTCACGGCTTCTGGGGGTGCCTTCCGCGATTGGCCCGTGGAAAAGCTCCCTCAGGTTAAGGTCGCTGACGCGCTCAAGCACCCTAACTGGAGCATGGGTCGTAAAATCACTGTAGACTCTGCCACGCTGATGAACAAAGGGCTTGAGGTGATTGAGGCCCATTATCTATTTGGGCTGGACTATGACCATATCGATATCGTTATCCATCCTCAGAGCATTATTCATTCCCTCATCGAGCTGCAAGATACCTCAATGCTGGCTCAACTGGGCTGGCCTGATATGCGTCTACCGCTGCTGTACGCTATCTCTTGGCCCGATCGCATCTACACCGATTGGGAACCCCTAGATTTGGTGAAAGCCGGGACACTCACCTTCCGCGACCCTGACCACAGCAAGTATCCCTGTATGGAAATCGCCTATGCTGTCGGACGGGCTGGAGGCACCATGACAGCCGTGTTGAATGCAGCGAATGAACAGGCAGTTGCCCTATTCCTGGATGAAAAGATTCAGTTTTTAGAAATTCCTAAAGTGATTGAGCGGGTGTGTGATCGCCACCGCACTGACCTCAATGCCCAACCGACCCTTGACGATATTCTGATGGTTGATCAGTGGGCCCGATCAGAGGTTCTTGCCGCTAGCAAAACCCTGTCCGAAACAGTTGTGGTGTCAATGGGATAA
- a CDS encoding GNAT family N-acetyltransferase: MPLRVFVRKPTTEDAQELLALHQNSQVFHFPWVSPPLDEAGCKAYIQRCQNEDFEGLLICHLKSHEIIGVANFSQIFYRAFQNAYLGYYVNAKFAGQGFMLEGVRLAIDHAFNPLGLHRVEANIQPENQASINLVKRLGFTKEGFSRRYLKINGEWCDHERWALIVEDWGQSFTD; this comes from the coding sequence ATGCCCCTTCGCGTTTTTGTCCGAAAACCCACGACAGAAGATGCTCAAGAACTACTGGCTCTTCACCAAAATAGCCAGGTATTTCATTTTCCCTGGGTGTCTCCTCCCTTAGATGAAGCAGGCTGCAAAGCCTATATCCAGCGATGCCAAAACGAAGACTTTGAAGGACTACTAATTTGCCATTTAAAAAGTCATGAAATTATTGGGGTCGCTAATTTTAGCCAAATCTTTTATCGAGCCTTTCAAAATGCTTACCTAGGTTATTATGTGAACGCTAAATTCGCAGGTCAAGGCTTCATGCTAGAAGGGGTGCGTTTAGCCATTGATCATGCTTTCAATCCCCTGGGTTTACATCGAGTTGAAGCCAACATCCAACCTGAAAACCAAGCCTCTATTAATTTGGTCAAGCGATTAGGGTTCACGAAAGAGGGGTTCTCTCGGCGATACCTCAAAATTAATGGAGAGTGGTGCGATCATGAACGCTGGGCTTTAATCGTTGAAGACTGGGGACAAAGTTTTACCGACTGA
- a CDS encoding HAMP domain-containing protein, translated as MITIPFLSKKVPSTQTSTTPLLAPAGLRDWFKHLSLGRKMLAGYGVAFTVTIAGIMTGFALSEQAEEKALAIQAEAIEDVENVAKLQDSVLRVVFHSQSILNQLDASEEASVEQFQVKLANFVEEVRTFQRSWEDFRESDEFAEGEGEAEADELAGVTENEAAIAADILQAHEASVHDYLQQVDQLFRQGDLSVLTPEQIPIAQTTLMDLKQSDFIRELDRFLEKTTALAAATEEEQLEATAVLRQASVTQRRLTVGSIVLSGMMGLLLMRMLSRAILRPLREITQVTQKSAQTANFDLQVSVKSRDEVGVLGQNFNVYMQFVRQLLAQQKTTNQELQTALEDLHRTQAQMVQGEKMSSLGQLVAGVAHEINNPVNFIHGNLTHVQEYAQDLLGLLQMYRHHYPQPAAEIQAAAEAMELDFIQDDLPKTLSSMKLGTSRIREIVLSLRNFSRLDESEIKPVNLHQGLDSTLVILNHRLKAGAARPPIQVIREYGALPLVECYAGLLNQVFMNLLSNAVDALDEGMKARSLQARQGNSGQITLRTSLIKDEWVQIEIADNGPGISSDIQSRIFDPFFTTKGLGKGTGMGLSISHQIVTEKHHGQLECCSTVGQGTEFVIRLPLRQNSFDD; from the coding sequence ATGATAACGATTCCCTTCCTCTCCAAAAAAGTACCCAGCACTCAGACTTCTACTACCCCTTTGCTGGCCCCAGCAGGCTTGAGAGATTGGTTCAAGCATTTGTCACTGGGCCGAAAAATGCTGGCGGGATATGGGGTCGCATTCACTGTCACAATTGCGGGCATCATGACCGGCTTTGCGCTCTCCGAACAAGCTGAAGAAAAAGCGCTGGCCATTCAAGCTGAGGCCATCGAAGATGTGGAGAATGTTGCCAAGCTCCAAGATAGTGTGCTCAGGGTAGTCTTCCACAGCCAATCCATCTTGAATCAGCTAGATGCTTCTGAAGAAGCGTCAGTGGAACAGTTTCAGGTAAAGCTTGCCAACTTTGTAGAAGAGGTCAGGACATTTCAAAGAAGCTGGGAAGATTTCAGAGAATCAGATGAGTTCGCCGAAGGTGAGGGTGAAGCTGAGGCTGATGAACTTGCTGGCGTTACCGAAAATGAAGCGGCGATCGCGGCTGATATTCTGCAAGCTCATGAAGCTTCTGTCCACGACTATCTCCAACAGGTTGATCAGCTTTTTCGGCAAGGGGATCTCTCTGTGCTCACACCGGAGCAAATTCCCATAGCGCAGACAACGCTGATGGACTTAAAACAAAGTGATTTCATTAGAGAGTTAGACCGTTTTCTCGAAAAAACTACCGCCCTTGCAGCTGCAACCGAAGAAGAACAGCTAGAGGCTACTGCCGTATTGCGGCAAGCGTCCGTCACCCAAAGACGACTCACAGTAGGGAGTATCGTGCTCTCTGGCATGATGGGGTTATTGCTGATGCGGATGCTGAGTCGGGCGATTCTTCGTCCTCTCCGAGAGATCACGCAAGTAACCCAAAAGTCTGCCCAAACTGCCAATTTTGACCTGCAGGTCTCTGTGAAGAGCCGTGATGAAGTCGGTGTTTTAGGTCAAAACTTTAATGTGTATATGCAGTTTGTTCGACAGCTGTTAGCGCAACAGAAAACTACAAACCAGGAACTCCAAACTGCACTAGAAGACCTGCATCGTACCCAAGCCCAGATGGTGCAGGGTGAGAAAATGTCTAGCCTGGGGCAATTAGTGGCTGGGGTTGCCCACGAGATCAATAATCCCGTCAACTTTATCCATGGCAACCTGACCCACGTTCAAGAATACGCCCAAGATTTGTTGGGACTGTTGCAGATGTATCGACATCACTACCCCCAACCAGCTGCAGAAATTCAAGCTGCAGCTGAGGCCATGGAGTTGGATTTTATTCAAGATGATCTGCCTAAAACCCTATCTTCCATGAAGCTAGGTACCAGCCGTATTCGGGAAATTGTGCTGTCGCTGCGCAATTTCTCTCGGCTGGATGAATCTGAAATCAAACCGGTGAATCTTCATCAAGGGCTAGATAGCACCCTCGTCATTTTGAATCATCGGCTCAAAGCAGGTGCCGCACGACCCCCAATCCAGGTGATTCGAGAGTATGGGGCGCTTCCCCTGGTAGAGTGCTATGCAGGTCTGCTGAATCAGGTCTTTATGAATCTCCTCTCCAATGCTGTGGATGCCTTGGACGAAGGGATGAAGGCGCGATCGCTCCAAGCGCGTCAAGGAAATTCGGGTCAGATCACCCTGCGAACCTCCCTGATCAAGGACGAGTGGGTGCAAATTGAGATCGCAGACAACGGCCCAGGGATCTCGTCAGACATCCAGTCGCGCATTTTCGATCCGTTCTTCACAACGAAAGGACTAGGTAAGGGCACGGGGATGGGGCTCTCCATCAGCCATCAGATTGTGACTGAGAAGCATCATGGCCAATTAGAGTGCTGTTCTACCGTTGGTCAGGGAACAGAATTTGTGATTCGACTGCCTCTTAGGCAAAATAGTTTCGACGATTGA